The following coding sequences lie in one Rutidosis leptorrhynchoides isolate AG116_Rl617_1_P2 chromosome 4, CSIRO_AGI_Rlap_v1, whole genome shotgun sequence genomic window:
- the LOC139841250 gene encoding uncharacterized protein has translation MGKKKGNEPLKATRPVPYPKALKKDKLAAQYKKFQEMMKNVSVNLPITDVVKGMPNYGRFIKELISQRGKYHDETSFFIEEECNKILVSRPRIPKKLGDLEKFVFPCKFGQSEVFNALADLGASINLMPHSLYERLGLGPLKPTWIRIRLANHSFDTAIGITEDILVSIDTLVFPVDFVIMEMKEDLQVPLILGRPFLATADTIILVQCNQLNIGVNLEADFRELMNVNVEEFEIENETTREESFESIPHEDRFLKMRPPTLELKELLEYLVYAYLKEENQLPVIISSRLTHNQKTRLVSLLKSHHSAIAWKTTDIPGINPSYCTHKILMEENFKPVVQRQ, from the exons ATGGGTAAGAAAAAGGGTAATGAGCCTTTGAAGGCTACAAGACCTGTGCCGTATCCAAAAGCTTTAAAGAAGGATAAGTTGGCAGCTCAATACAAAAAGTTTCAAGAAATGATGAAAAATGTCTCGGTCAACCTACCAATCACCGATGTGGTTAAAGGAATGCCAAACTATGGTCGATTCATCAAGGAACTAATTTCTCAAAGGGGCAAATATCATGACGAAACCTCTTTCTTTATTGAAGAGGAATGCAACAAGATTCTTGTATCAAGGCCAAGGATTCCAAAAAAGTTAGGAGATCTGGAAAAATTTGTTTTCCCTTGTAAGTTCGGTCAATCGGAAGTGTTCAATGCACTTGCCGACTTGGGTGCAAGTATTAACCTAATGCCCCATTCACTTTACGAGAGACTTGGCCTTGGACCTCTTAAACCGACCTGGATTAGGATAAGATTGGCCAACCATTCGTTTGATACCGCTATTGGCATCACCGAGGACATCTTGGTTAGCATTGACACCTTGGTGTTCCCGGTTGATTTTGTTATTATGGAGATGAAGGAGGACCTTCAAGTCCCCCTCatcttaggaagaccatttttggcAACCGCTGACACCATCATCTTGGTACAATGCAACCAACTCAACATTGGAGTTA ATTTAGAGGCGGATTTTAGGGAATTGATGAATGTTAATGTtgaagaatttgaaattgaaaatgAAACCACTCGGGAAGAGTCATTTGAATCTATCCCTCATGAAGATAGATTTTTGAAAATGAGACCACCCACTCTTGAGCTTAAAGAGCTCCTCGAGTATCTTGTATATGCTTATCTTAAGGAAGAAAACCAACTACCGGTGATTATCTCCTCGAGACTCACCCACAACCAAAAGACACGACTTGTTTCACTACTTAAGTCCCATCACTCGGCCATAGCATGGAAAACCACAGACATCCCGGGGATTAATCCATCAtattgcacacacaaaatcctcATGGAAGAGAATTTTAAACCGGTTGTCCAAAGACAATGA